One genomic segment of Belonocnema kinseyi isolate 2016_QV_RU_SX_M_011 chromosome 2, B_treatae_v1, whole genome shotgun sequence includes these proteins:
- the LOC117182892 gene encoding proline-rich protein 2-like yields the protein MLVIGVMVVDVPERSQQGCLKLPCVGESSKESKSSRIVLTLKSYFNGKSEVSFTEGERINVGLHRLKGDDYITGIYSAARGMNFPVYKVPPYNEIFRMVDGVPSPMTLDEHQSPIALPFDLAPFKTLKARVTLPQPQHSQHPQPPMQAMPNHPPPSQSPMSGNPNLMSHPPPRMSGNPNLMSQPPPRMSGNPNLMSHPPPHMSGNPNPLSQSQSGMPGNPHLMGRPQPGMPGNPHQMGRPQPDMPVNPNLMGRPPHFIPGSPDSMSSDGSILESPDLHPQMGYHPGMGGNAPNPHAYNYPPQANNNFHYGQGDESWIFEYDPETKRQSSE from the coding sequence AAAGATCACAGCAGGGATGCCTAAAACTTCCATGTGTGGGGGAATCCTCGAAGGAATCTAAATCTTCTCGTATCGTGCTTACACTTAAGTCATACTTTAATGGAAAAAGTGAGGTTTCATTTACGGAAGGAGAGCGCATTAACGTAGGTCTACATCGACTAAAAGGAGATGATTATATCACTGGAATATATTCAGCAGCAAGAGGTATGAATTTTCCAGTGTATAAAGTTCCTCCCTACAATGAAATATTCAGGATGGTTGATGGCGTACCAAGCCCAATGACTCTTGACGAACATCAGTCTCCCATAGCCCTTCCTTTTGACCTCGCgccttttaaaactcttaaagcCAGAGTTACACTGCCACAACCACAGCATTCGCAGCATCCGCAGCCTCCTATGCAAGCGATGCCCAACCACCCGCCGCCTTCGCAGTCTCCTATGTCAGGGAATCCCAACCTAATGTCGCATCCACCGCCTCGTATGTCAGGGAATCCCAACCTAATGTCGCAACCACCGCCTCGTATGTCAGGGAATCCCAACCTAATGTCGCATCCGCCGCCTCATATGTCAGGGAATCCCAACCCACTGTCGCAATCACAGTCTGGTATGCCAGGGAATCCCCACCTAATGGGGCGTCCGCAGCCTGGTATGCCAGGGAATCCCCACCAAATGGGGCGTCCGCAGCCTGATATGCCAGTGAATCCCAACCTAATGGGGCGTCCGCCGCATTTCATACCAGGGAGTCCCGACTCAATGTCTTCGGACGGTTCTATACTAGAGAGTCCCGACCTACATCCGCAGATGGGCTACCACCCTGGGATGGGGGGGAATGCACCAAATCCGCATGCATACAACTACCCTCCtcaagcaaataataatttccaCTATGGTcaag